One Gadus morhua chromosome 1, gadMor3.0, whole genome shotgun sequence DNA segment encodes these proteins:
- the mfsd5 gene encoding molybdate-anion transporter codes for MWLTVYLAVILLLALCVFLEITARRLIPPQPASTAVANPAFRKFQTLFLRAYLLALWADWLQGPYLYKLYRHYSFLESQIAILYVCGLGACILFAPFASWLPQALGRRRSCLLFCVTYSACCLTKLSRDYFVLIIGRVLGGLSTSLLSTTFEAWYVHRHTEVHDFPKEWIPITFAKAATWNHVLAVGAGLVANLLAEWLHLGPVAPFILAVPCLGACGWVVLTDWGKEESEGSPEGDKQRPLLGPSAYPVQASAGARFWQSCQEGLRCLLSDRRVMLLGAVQALFESVLYIFVFLWTPVLDPHDPPLGIVFSCLMASSMAGSLLYRLATSSRYHLQPSHLLCLAVLMAFFSFFMLTFSTAPGQARPFESLIAFVLLELACGLYFPAVSFLQARVIPEEKRAGVLAWFRLPLHLLACLGLLALHGEVSGTGGGEGGSGTRHMFGGCAVMMMAALLAMVSLFTLGKNDTELRLEGSRDDGE; via the coding sequence ATGTGGCTCACGGTGTACCTCGCAGTCATTCTCTTGCTCgcgttgtgtgtgttcctggagATCACTGCACGGCGTCTGATCCCTCCACAGCCAGCCTCCACGGCGGTAGCAAACCCAGCCTTCCGCAAGTTCCAGACCCTCTTCCTGCGGGCCTACCTGCTGGCCCTGTGGGCAGACTGGCTGCAGGGCCCGTACCTCTATAAACTGTACCGCCACTACAGCTTCCTGGAGTCTCAAATAGccattctgtatgtgtgtggcttgGGCGCCTGCATTCTGTTTGCTCCGTTTGCTAGTTGGTTGCCTCAAGCCCTGGGCCGCAGACGGTCGTGCCTGCTCTTCTGCGTCACTTACTCAGCCTGTTGTCTCACCAAACTCTCCAGGGATTACTTTGTTCTGATCATCGGCCGTGTCCTCGGAGGGCTGTCCACGTCGTTGCTCTCCACCACGTTCGAGGCCTGGTACGTCCACCGGCACACAGAGGTCCATGATTTCCCCAAGGAGTGGATTCCCATCACCTTCGCCAAAGCGGCCACCTGGAACCACGTGTTGGCGGTGGGAGCCGGGCTGGTCGCCAACCTGCTGGCTGAGTGGCTCCACCTGGGCCCCGTGGCCCCCTTCATCCTCGCCGTTCCCTGCCTGGGggcgtgtgggtgggtggtgctCACCGACTGGGGCAAAGAGGAATCAGAAGGATCCCCTGAGGGAGACAAACAAAGACCTCTCCTTGGCCCGTCGGCATACCCTGTCCAAGCCTCTGCGGGGGCCAGGTTCTGGCAAAGCTGCCAGGAGGGCCTGCGCTGCCTGCTGTCTGACAGGAGAGTAATGTTGCTTGGTGCGGTGCAGGCTCTGTTTGAAAGTGTGCTGTACATCTTTGTCTTCCTCTGGACCCCAGTGCTGGACCCCCATGACCCTCCTCTGGGGATAGTGTTTTCCTGCTTGATGGCCTCCAGCATGGCGGGCTCCTTGCTGTACCGCCTGGCCACCTCCTCGCGCTACCACCTCCAGCCCAGCCACCTGCTGTGCCTGGCCGTGCTCAtggccttcttctccttcttcatgcTGACCTTCTCCACCGCCCCGGGACAAGCCCGACCCTTCGAGTCTCTCATCGCCTTTGTGTTGCTGGAGCTGGCATGCGGACTCTACTTTCCCGCGGTCAGCTTCCTCCAGGCCAGGGTGATCCCGGAGGAGAAGCGAGCCGGGGTATTGGCGTGGTTCAGGCTCCCGCTGCACCTGCTGGCCTGCCTGGGGCTGCTGGCCCTCCACGGGGAGGTCTCTGGGAccggagggggtgagggaggcagTGGGACCAGACACATGTTTGGGGGCTGTGCGGTGATGATGATGGCCGCTCTGCTGGCCATGGTCAGTCTTTTCACCCTGGGCAAGAATGACACTGAGCTGAGGCTGGAAGGAAGCAGAGATGACGGGGAGTAA